One window of the Haloarcula sp. DT43 genome contains the following:
- a CDS encoding DUF7692 domain-containing protein, producing the protein MDDDIPQSVRIRTGEGNEYRYHAVEEAAEFYDCNRSDAVAYACDNVPTLASAVETVLARDDLTPAQKQEIAQEFSVRGLEFDVSEQVSVNQG; encoded by the coding sequence ATGGACGACGACATACCCCAGAGTGTTCGGATTCGGACAGGCGAAGGCAACGAGTATCGGTATCACGCCGTGGAAGAGGCCGCAGAGTTCTACGATTGTAACCGGAGTGACGCCGTGGCCTATGCTTGCGACAATGTACCCACACTGGCAAGCGCCGTCGAGACAGTCCTTGCCCGTGACGATCTGACACCGGCACAGAAACAAGAGATTGCACAAGAGTTCTCCGTCCGTGGGTTAGAGTTCGACGTTAGCGAGCAGGTCAGTGTTAATCAGGGTTAG
- a CDS encoding orc1/cdc6 family replication initiation protein → MRRFERKQNIFRNKDALGESYQPERIEERDEEIEEYMNALQPVIDGWEPNNIFLYGNTGVGKTAVTDFLLDRLQDDVAAYDDINLSIISLNCKTLNSSYQVAVELVNELRPSGGEISSTGYPQQTVFKKLYQELEAIGGTILIVLDEVDSIGDRDELLYELPRARANGNLESAKVGVIGISNDFKFRDQLDPRVQDTLCERELQFPPYDATELKNILESRVEVAVTDGSTDTGVLQLCAALAARDSGSARQALDLLRLGGEIAENREAEMIREEHIEDARSQLEQERVEEGMRELTTHGRLALLAVVSKAAKEETPCRTRDLYEEYRSLCESSETDALGQRSLHNHLSDLRMLGILSAHENRSGSRGNYYNYEVDVPFTSAVEAMSDVLRLTTEIETIRDIAAMNKVG, encoded by the coding sequence ATGCGTCGGTTCGAGCGGAAGCAGAATATCTTCCGGAATAAAGACGCCCTGGGGGAGTCCTACCAACCGGAACGGATTGAGGAACGGGATGAAGAAATTGAGGAGTATATGAACGCTCTCCAGCCAGTAATCGACGGGTGGGAGCCAAACAACATCTTTCTTTACGGGAATACCGGTGTCGGAAAAACGGCCGTCACTGACTTCCTTCTCGACAGACTCCAAGACGACGTCGCTGCATACGATGATATCAACCTCTCCATCATCTCCCTCAATTGTAAAACGCTCAATTCCTCGTATCAGGTCGCTGTGGAACTCGTAAATGAACTCCGACCGTCCGGTGGCGAGATCAGTTCAACCGGGTATCCACAGCAAACTGTGTTTAAAAAGCTCTATCAGGAGCTTGAGGCCATTGGTGGGACCATTCTCATCGTGCTTGATGAGGTCGATTCAATCGGTGATCGGGATGAGCTACTCTATGAGCTCCCTCGAGCCAGGGCCAATGGGAATCTCGAGTCGGCAAAGGTCGGCGTTATTGGCATCAGCAATGATTTCAAATTTCGCGACCAGCTCGACCCCCGTGTTCAGGACACACTCTGTGAGCGGGAACTCCAGTTCCCCCCATACGATGCGACAGAACTGAAAAACATCCTCGAATCACGTGTCGAAGTCGCTGTCACAGATGGGTCAACCGATACTGGTGTGTTGCAGTTGTGTGCTGCCCTCGCGGCAAGAGACAGTGGCAGTGCCCGGCAGGCCCTTGATCTCCTTCGGTTAGGTGGTGAAATCGCGGAAAACCGGGAAGCTGAGATGATCAGGGAAGAGCACATCGAGGATGCCCGCTCACAACTCGAACAAGAACGGGTCGAAGAGGGAATGCGCGAGTTGACCACGCATGGCCGTCTAGCTCTTTTGGCAGTTGTGTCGAAAGCAGCCAAAGAGGAAACGCCCTGTCGGACTCGTGACCTCTATGAGGAGTATCGGTCACTCTGTGAGTCGTCTGAAACCGATGCGTTAGGCCAGCGGTCGCTTCATAACCACCTTTCAGACCTGCGAATGTTAGGCATCCTCTCAGCGCATGAAAATCGAAGCGGTTCTCGTGGGAACTACTACAATTACGAGGTTGACGTTCCGTTTACAAGTGCTGTTGAGGCGATGTCAGACGTCCTTCGATTGACAACAGAGATCGAGACAATCCGTGACATTGCCGCCATGAACAAGGTTGGATGA
- a CDS encoding twitching motility protein PilT, which translates to MTGAPANATVPNTTVLSNFAQVDHIELIADLPRLVTVPAVQMELTEGVETHRYLEHALTALEGDIPVVEPSAEAHQIEQSLLETLDPGEAQALAVADDVAGTVITDDGDARATANHRGIELTGSIGLLVRSVEDDRITATTADTYLKRWIDEAGFHSPARDLDVFLDE; encoded by the coding sequence ATGACAGGTGCGCCTGCTAACGCGACCGTTCCCAATACAACTGTTCTATCGAACTTCGCGCAGGTGGATCATATCGAACTCATAGCGGACCTGCCACGACTCGTCACGGTTCCTGCTGTCCAGATGGAACTCACCGAAGGAGTTGAAACACATCGCTATCTCGAACACGCATTAACTGCGCTTGAAGGAGATATTCCTGTCGTTGAGCCATCAGCGGAGGCACACCAAATCGAGCAGTCTCTCTTGGAAACGCTTGACCCAGGTGAGGCTCAAGCACTGGCAGTTGCAGACGACGTTGCTGGAACGGTGATCACCGATGATGGTGATGCACGTGCGACTGCGAATCACCGGGGCATCGAACTAACTGGCTCGATTGGGTTGCTTGTCCGTTCTGTTGAGGATGATCGAATTACAGCAACGACCGCAGACACGTATCTTAAACGCTGGATCGACGAGGCTGGGTTTCACTCACCCGCTCGGGATCTCGATGTGTTCCTCGACGAATAG
- a CDS encoding UPF0175 family protein has product MSRTTATIPDDLTDLMEGAVKAGIFENKSDAIRHVLREYFEEHENARVAAAVSLYEEERITLGTAARLAGFNRFEMRDILREEGVELRFGPEDMDAARDEIDVARNLE; this is encoded by the coding sequence ATGTCTCGAACCACTGCCACCATTCCGGATGATCTAACGGACCTCATGGAGGGGGCGGTCAAAGCGGGCATCTTCGAAAATAAGAGCGACGCAATCCGCCATGTACTCCGGGAATACTTCGAGGAACACGAGAATGCACGGGTTGCGGCTGCTGTCTCATTGTATGAAGAGGAGCGAATTACGCTCGGGACTGCTGCTCGGCTTGCTGGGTTTAACCGCTTCGAGATGCGAGACATCCTTCGTGAGGAGGGTGTTGAACTTCGATTTGGACCGGAGGACATGGACGCCGCACGCGATGAAATAGACGTGGCTCGGAATCTCGAATGA
- a CDS encoding VWD domain-containing protein, with protein sequence MTYRYRIKGGLATLLIAILVVSQTAVIASAAPTISTDDRAVVNDLTTTSSVADISDDCSSAALVDATGAQNGTMDSGEDTDAFKISLEEGDHIDLDANAAIQEEDFEMRISVVNDGRFSVKNVSNAAGGATETTVERIDEINGGITASLEVWAETDTTLCFRISDNDDADTPYNWNITTDAKPGQTPDNYPDSDSEASVVSPNSTQTGTLGTPGDVDRFKVQLSEGDRVNMNALASVAEDDFEITVESVNDGQFSIKNVSNADGAATAESFQSIDQIEGGIPADWEVWAETDGTFIITVDDRRDATVPYEWSVSMNKDTPPPSDDYPDSEDNVPVVSPNSTQNGVIGTPDDLDRFKILLSKGDRVKIDAIAPEAEDDFEITVESVNDGQFSIKNVSNADGATTADTFQSIDQIEGGIPADWEVWAETDGAFIITVNDRRDATVPYEWSVSMNKDTPSPSDDYPDSEDSAPVVSPNSTQNGVIGTPDDLDRFKILLSKGDRVNMDAVAPVAEDDFEISVESVNDGQFSIKNVSNADGATTADTFQSIDQIEGGIPANWEIQAETDGAFIITVNDRRDATVPYEWQIRMQRNAPLTDQSSPTAAFSVTTQDLTTGTQITFDASGSSDGSVRSYDWDFNRDGEPESTGERTTRSFDSPGQYDVNLTVTDNNGVTDSVTKTITISEPAQDITVSVDAGPDGKIEIGEEVQFEAEPAGVPDDVTVNRYVWDFGNYSEENDTNARYTFVQSGTYTVSVTMLSDDGSRYKSQYNGTTNVTVEPTFADVPPLGNGFSTQNSDVRRIALSEGQSIGLAGTGNVDVSGEVLLYDSNGSLIQSEVVAGRGNLFGTTVQQNGTYYVAVNNLRNSPRTGVGTTRVTPYIYDSESFEPNQNQSTATRLESGDTVTGLTLTDNDPVDWYAVTVDGPAVINASSRVMLPDTNQASAGHLGLQIYDAAGNPVGEIGRELPTTAPDYNYNESTFELTPYLSPEQQARVSQAGTYYIRAKGLENVRSESFNGVTEYNLTVTTSRTDTADEPDFQVTGVTAPSSASVGSPITYTAEVTNTGDQQGTQNVTANFAGEEVGSRAITLDAGETRTLAFTTAADTPGPRSAAVSTDDDVEQATVEVVGQEFISGQSTGDPHITTFGGASYEFMAAGDFVLAREPQGDLLVVARQVPVGDSVSNNNATATIVGDSTVIIRAESSTPVSVDGQPVSVDSGESVAVADGAGKITRQGNTYTVYYAGDDGQATTSDEHLTANIVGDRLDLELSLHPDRANAVEGLLGDTDSDAGDDIAFNNGTALDRPLDSGKLYGAFRSDWRATGDENLFAEDYYVDTFPEETVTVDDLSEEERTRAEEALADSCLTPGTPQYRDALLDVALTDDSSYIASACQVDRDNIIDATEATAPSNPSEPGIHLELPTKTRNGNVVFAGYLVSNEGEGIADETVTIYDKDGPLDDLDGDPNKVTEATTDKNGRFEVEWSPRQFGGSDDVEVFAEYAGSEMYEPHTTLEENPYLIQVNPNLRPFDYKVRVVPSTDTVTQGTPARYHIVVYVPNGFESDPPKDMPEVSLEVKGLEEDQYSLSQSSQNLLYTVPLTLGTVRGNAYISTLTIETEQLNTGNHTFKIRGHTKSGDIVRESGDSVEVVSNSKDGARTIAYQSLSTKIRPGWWLDQSMIPVIAQTGIEDPVRYSLETSKGMIEDALNGEITAGLKPLIEIGINRVLPLLNSVDRAQTGALLSESANRANVNPTQLSQSVKSIPDDLEDGNEQQARGKIRYALDDVRRWRAELEDMEVAEDKEGSKRIALSQLEALEEFLEGESERLGMTDEPRQEIPLSPSASTPGMSTGDPHLSTFDGVGYDFQAAGEFVLARDTDGSPRIQARFQPVSDRDVSQTTAVATELDGQQITIDARDEQMLTVNGTTQTLEIGESLTVGDGEIFRTPQKYIVVYPGEDDEVNDGDSRLEATIFDDRMDVVVKPNRNAVDSMSGLLGSPDGSAENDLARADGTTLSTSPSFDALYGQYRDDWRVTADTSLFDYDDGESTAGFYDPDYPSEQVTIDDLPAGEREEAIQIATNAGLEPGTTEFHDAVLDYALTGDRSYVASATLATSESNVTTDATPPETALTEPSLTVTTENRVISRNQSLSVSVAADHPNPGEATVLVSNGSSIVFEEDVPEAFTSEQEVTWNTTLDGQSVDDGVYTLGVVTTSESGVRNVTTQGLLIDNSAPSVSVETANTTVDSDVNSTEVTFSYNDTESGIDPDSVVITEDGTDVTGEAQINANNASYQLTGLEQSENRTIEIQVANNASVTSTQSVTITVADGFNVAQYDRNDDGQIGFDELRFALREFNNGAITFDQFRRVLQAFNTGAAV encoded by the coding sequence ATGACATATAGGTATAGAATCAAAGGTGGGTTAGCTACCTTACTTATAGCTATACTAGTTGTATCCCAGACGGCGGTCATCGCTTCGGCTGCACCTACAATCTCTACGGATGACCGTGCAGTCGTCAACGATCTCACAACTACCTCATCGGTGGCTGATATATCAGATGACTGTTCAAGTGCCGCACTTGTGGATGCAACGGGGGCGCAGAATGGTACTATGGATTCAGGAGAAGATACAGATGCATTCAAAATTTCGTTGGAGGAAGGCGATCACATAGACCTGGACGCGAACGCTGCCATTCAAGAGGAAGATTTCGAGATGCGTATTAGTGTGGTTAATGATGGGCGGTTTTCAGTAAAGAACGTCTCCAATGCTGCGGGGGGAGCAACCGAAACTACTGTTGAAAGAATCGACGAAATTAACGGTGGTATTACAGCTAGCTTGGAGGTTTGGGCCGAAACGGATACCACACTCTGTTTTCGAATCTCAGATAACGATGATGCAGACACGCCGTACAACTGGAATATAACTACTGATGCTAAACCGGGTCAGACCCCTGATAACTACCCCGACTCTGATTCTGAGGCATCTGTCGTTTCTCCAAACAGTACACAAACTGGTACTCTTGGAACACCTGGTGACGTGGATCGTTTCAAAGTTCAACTCTCAGAAGGCGACAGAGTCAATATGAACGCGTTGGCATCTGTTGCGGAAGACGATTTCGAGATTACTGTCGAGTCGGTTAACGACGGGCAGTTCTCTATAAAAAACGTCTCTAATGCTGATGGAGCAGCAACTGCTGAATCCTTCCAGAGTATCGATCAAATCGAAGGAGGTATTCCGGCCGACTGGGAGGTTTGGGCCGAAACAGACGGAACGTTCATAATTACCGTTGACGACCGCCGCGATGCCACCGTTCCCTATGAGTGGAGTGTGTCAATGAATAAAGACACACCGCCTCCATCTGACGATTATCCTGACTCTGAAGATAATGTCCCTGTTGTCTCTCCAAACAGTACACAGAACGGTGTTATTGGAACACCTGACGATTTGGATCGCTTCAAGATTCTACTCTCTAAAGGTGACAGAGTCAAGATTGACGCGATAGCACCTGAAGCAGAAGACGATTTCGAGATTACTGTCGAGTCGGTCAACGACGGACAGTTCTCTATAAAAAACGTCTCTAATGCTGATGGAGCAACAACTGCTGATACTTTCCAGAGCATCGATCAAATCGAAGGAGGTATTCCGGCCGACTGGGAGGTTTGGGCCGAAACAGACGGAGCATTCATAATAACCGTTAACGACCGGCGGGATGCCACCGTTCCTTATGAGTGGAGTGTATCAATGAATAAAGATACACCGTCTCCGTCTGACGATTATCCTGACTCTGAAGATAGTGCCCCTGTTGTCTCTCCAAACAGTACACAGAACGGTGTTATTGGAACACCTGACGATTTGGATCGCTTCAAGATTCTACTCTCTAAAGGTGACAGAGTCAATATGGACGCGGTAGCACCTGTAGCAGAAGATGATTTCGAGATTTCTGTCGAGTCGGTCAACGACGGACAGTTCTCTATAAAAAACGTCTCTAATGCTGATGGAGCAACAACTGCTGATACTTTCCAGAGCATCGATCAAATCGAAGGGGGAATTCCGGCCAACTGGGAGATCCAAGCCGAAACGGACGGAGCGTTCATAATAACCGTTAACGACCGGCGGGATGCCACCGTTCCCTATGAGTGGCAAATTAGGATGCAACGAAACGCACCACTCACAGATCAGTCCTCACCAACTGCCGCGTTCTCAGTCACAACTCAGGATCTAACGACAGGCACCCAGATTACATTTGATGCATCGGGTTCATCGGATGGATCAGTCCGCTCGTATGACTGGGATTTCAATAGAGACGGAGAACCCGAAAGTACAGGCGAACGGACGACGCGGTCATTCGACAGTCCCGGTCAGTACGATGTGAATTTGACCGTGACCGACAACAATGGAGTGACTGATTCAGTTACAAAAACAATCACCATTTCGGAACCAGCGCAGGACATTACCGTATCAGTTGACGCAGGCCCAGATGGCAAAATCGAGATCGGGGAGGAGGTGCAATTCGAAGCGGAACCTGCTGGAGTGCCTGATGACGTTACAGTCAACAGATATGTCTGGGATTTCGGTAACTATTCTGAGGAGAATGACACGAATGCTAGGTACACTTTTGTCCAATCTGGAACCTACACCGTCTCTGTCACTATGTTGAGTGACGACGGGTCTCGATATAAATCCCAGTACAACGGGACAACCAACGTGACTGTGGAACCGACATTTGCTGATGTCCCGCCACTCGGTAATGGATTTAGCACTCAGAACAGCGATGTCCGCAGAATTGCTCTTTCTGAGGGCCAGTCTATCGGGTTGGCTGGGACTGGGAATGTTGACGTAAGTGGTGAAGTTCTCCTCTATGATTCAAATGGAAGTTTAATCCAATCCGAAGTTGTGGCCGGAAGGGGGAACCTCTTTGGCACAACTGTCCAGCAAAATGGGACCTACTACGTTGCTGTGAATAATTTAAGAAACAGCCCTCGAACAGGGGTCGGTACTACCCGTGTGACACCTTATATTTATGACTCAGAGTCGTTTGAGCCGAATCAAAATCAATCGACAGCGACTCGATTAGAGTCGGGTGATACAGTCACAGGCTTAACACTCACAGACAACGACCCAGTTGATTGGTACGCTGTCACTGTTGATGGCCCGGCAGTCATCAACGCTTCTAGTCGAGTGATGTTGCCTGACACTAATCAGGCATCAGCTGGTCATTTGGGCCTCCAAATCTATGATGCTGCTGGCAATCCAGTCGGGGAGATCGGCAGAGAGCTCCCGACTACAGCACCAGATTACAATTACAACGAGTCGACATTTGAGCTCACGCCATATCTTTCTCCCGAACAACAGGCCCGGGTGAGCCAAGCGGGAACATATTACATTCGCGCAAAGGGGCTTGAAAACGTTAGATCAGAGTCATTCAACGGCGTAACTGAGTACAACCTCACCGTCACCACGAGTCGGACGGATACAGCCGACGAGCCAGACTTCCAAGTGACTGGTGTGACAGCACCCAGCAGCGCTAGCGTTGGGAGCCCAATCACGTATACTGCTGAAGTCACCAATACCGGTGACCAACAGGGTACACAGAACGTTACTGCCAACTTCGCTGGTGAAGAAGTTGGATCACGGGCGATCACATTGGATGCTGGCGAAACTAGAACGCTTGCATTCACAACGGCGGCAGATACGCCGGGTCCACGTAGTGCTGCGGTGTCGACCGATGACGATGTTGAACAGGCGACTGTTGAGGTCGTCGGTCAAGAATTCATCAGCGGTCAAAGCACTGGTGACCCGCACATCACCACCTTCGGCGGTGCCTCCTACGAGTTCATGGCTGCTGGTGACTTCGTCTTGGCGCGTGAACCACAGGGTGACCTGTTGGTCGTGGCTCGACAAGTGCCGGTTGGAGACTCGGTTTCAAACAACAATGCAACCGCCACCATTGTCGGTGACTCCACAGTAATTATCCGTGCAGAGTCCAGCACGCCGGTTTCGGTTGATGGCCAACCAGTTTCAGTCGACAGTGGTGAAAGCGTGGCCGTGGCCGACGGAGCGGGGAAAATCACCCGACAGGGGAACACCTATACCGTCTACTACGCCGGCGATGACGGTCAAGCCACCACGAGCGATGAGCATCTCACCGCCAACATTGTTGGCGACCGCCTAGATCTTGAACTCTCATTACATCCTGACCGCGCGAACGCGGTTGAGGGACTGCTCGGGGATACCGACAGTGACGCGGGTGACGACATCGCGTTCAACAACGGCACTGCTCTTGACCGACCCCTTGACTCTGGCAAGCTGTACGGTGCGTTCCGTTCAGATTGGCGGGCTACCGGTGACGAAAACCTGTTCGCAGAGGACTACTACGTCGATACGTTCCCCGAGGAAACCGTCACCGTTGACGACCTCTCTGAAGAGGAACGAACTCGTGCGGAGGAAGCGCTTGCGGACAGCTGTCTCACACCTGGGACACCGCAATATCGAGACGCGTTGCTCGATGTCGCTCTGACTGACGACTCATCTTATATTGCCTCTGCATGTCAGGTTGATCGTGATAATATCATAGACGCAACAGAAGCAACTGCCCCGTCTAATCCAAGTGAACCCGGAATCCATCTTGAGTTGCCTACGAAAACGAGAAACGGCAATGTGGTCTTTGCTGGCTATCTCGTCTCCAATGAAGGGGAAGGGATAGCAGACGAGACCGTGACAATTTATGACAAGGATGGGCCTTTAGACGACTTAGATGGAGACCCTAATAAGGTCACTGAAGCGACCACCGACAAAAACGGTCGCTTCGAGGTAGAGTGGTCCCCACGCCAGTTTGGTGGTTCGGACGATGTGGAAGTATTCGCAGAATACGCGGGCAGCGAGATGTATGAGCCCCACACAACCTTGGAGGAGAATCCGTATCTTATTCAGGTGAATCCAAATCTTCGTCCGTTTGATTACAAAGTGAGAGTAGTCCCATCGACCGATACAGTAACTCAGGGGACGCCTGCCAGATATCACATCGTCGTGTACGTGCCAAACGGGTTCGAGTCAGACCCTCCTAAAGATATGCCAGAGGTATCTCTCGAAGTAAAGGGACTGGAAGAGGACCAGTATAGTCTTTCGCAGTCATCACAGAATCTGCTCTATACTGTTCCGCTGACTCTCGGTACAGTCCGGGGGAACGCATATATATCTACATTGACTATCGAAACGGAGCAGCTGAATACCGGGAATCATACATTTAAGATTAGAGGCCACACTAAGTCCGGGGATATTGTCCGAGAAAGTGGAGATAGTGTGGAAGTTGTTTCAAATTCCAAGGACGGTGCGCGGACGATCGCGTATCAATCACTCAGTACTAAAATCAGACCAGGATGGTGGTTAGACCAGTCTATGATCCCAGTAATTGCTCAAACTGGCATTGAGGATCCAGTACGATATAGTCTTGAAACATCGAAAGGAATGATTGAGGATGCCCTCAATGGAGAAATTACTGCTGGACTCAAGCCGCTGATCGAAATCGGAATCAACCGAGTACTCCCACTACTAAATTCAGTCGATCGGGCACAGACTGGAGCGTTACTGTCTGAGTCAGCAAACAGAGCCAACGTCAATCCAACCCAACTCAGCCAGTCGGTTAAGTCGATTCCAGATGATCTTGAGGATGGGAACGAACAGCAAGCTCGGGGGAAAATACGATACGCGCTTGACGATGTCCGCAGATGGAGAGCCGAACTCGAAGATATGGAGGTGGCCGAAGACAAAGAAGGAAGTAAACGAATAGCTCTCAGTCAGTTGGAAGCACTGGAAGAATTCTTAGAGGGGGAATCGGAACGTCTGGGGATGACTGATGAGCCTAGACAAGAAATCCCCTTATCACCGAGTGCCAGTACACCCGGAATGTCCACTGGCGACCCGCACCTCTCAACGTTCGACGGTGTGGGCTACGACTTCCAGGCCGCTGGCGAGTTCGTTCTCGCACGTGACACCGACGGCAGTCCGCGGATCCAAGCCAGATTCCAACCAGTCAGCGACCGTGACGTGAGCCAAACCACGGCCGTTGCAACGGAACTAGATGGCCAGCAGATTACCATTGACGCCCGTGATGAGCAGATGCTGACGGTCAACGGTACGACGCAGACGCTCGAGATCGGTGAGTCGCTGACTGTGGGTGACGGTGAAATATTCCGGACACCGCAGAAGTACATCGTGGTCTATCCCGGTGAAGATGACGAGGTTAATGACGGTGACTCACGGCTTGAGGCGACCATATTTGATGACCGGATGGATGTGGTGGTCAAACCGAATCGGAACGCGGTCGACTCCATGAGCGGTCTGCTAGGGAGCCCCGACGGTAGCGCCGAAAACGACCTTGCTCGCGCAGATGGCACGACACTGTCAACCTCTCCGTCATTTGACGCACTGTACGGACAGTACCGCGACGACTGGCGCGTGACGGCCGACACTTCGCTGTTCGACTATGACGACGGCGAGAGCACGGCTGGGTTCTACGACCCTGATTATCCCTCTGAGCAAGTGACTATCGACGACCTGCCAGCAGGCGAGCGCGAGGAGGCCATCCAAATCGCCACGAACGCAGGGCTCGAACCAGGGACTACGGAGTTCCACGATGCCGTGCTCGATTACGCGCTCACCGGTGATCGGTCGTATGTCGCCTCTGCGACGTTGGCAACAAGCGAATCGAACGTGACGACCGACGCGACGCCACCCGAGACGGCCCTGACAGAACCGAGTCTGACGGTGACAACAGAGAACCGCGTCATCAGTCGGAACCAGTCACTCTCGGTATCTGTCGCAGCCGATCATCCCAACCCCGGCGAAGCCACGGTCTTGGTATCTAACGGGAGTAGCATCGTGTTCGAAGAGGACGTGCCGGAGGCGTTCACGAGTGAGCAGGAAGTCACGTGGAACACGACTCTCGATGGACAGTCCGTGGATGACGGGGTCTACACACTCGGTGTTGTGACGACTTCTGAAAGCGGCGTCAGAAACGTCACGACCCAAGGGCTGCTCATCGATAACTCGGCTCCATCCGTGAGCGTGGAAACGGCGAATACCACTGTAGATTCGGATGTGAACAGCACGGAAGTCACATTCAGCTACAATGATACAGAGTCGGGCATCGATCCTGATTCGGTCGTAATCACTGAGGATGGAACTGACGTCACCGGAGAGGCTCAAATCAATGCCAACAATGCTAGTTACCAACTCACCGGCTTGGAGCAAAGTGAGAACCGCACGATCGAGATACAGGTAGCGAACAATGCCAGTGTAACATCAACTCAATCGGTAACTATCACCGTCGCTGACGGATTCAACGTCGCCCAATATGACCGTAATGACGATGGTCAAATTGGCTTCGACGAGCTTCGGTTCGCCTTGCGTGAGTTCAACAACGGTGCCATCACATTCGACCAATTCCGGCGCGTTCTTCAGGCGTTCAACACAGGAGCCGCCGTCTAA